In the Rubripirellula tenax genome, one interval contains:
- a CDS encoding FG-GAP-like repeat-containing protein, whose translation MKKAAEASVSDDPLGQLHRAVSQRKWQEAWQLSSAVLTQHPDDAEVIQLVASAAQNVGKLDVAADLMIDACRAESLGNPARLNQATDALLKVGRLYDCMDLLEESLESDPMQHSIRQTFYDLCWGSENRRRAIPHGRFLVQHRRFDLRLLLSLSYTESGTDRLDSFIEFAKRHPSDKRPLVAEAKLHFDQGKFGQAATVLRSVLKLHPEHLPAIELQCRVLVASEGDGEFLALVVDAPDSIREYTGYWLAVGDWCWSRQQDRQAVRAYWEAARRDAGGREAWAKLATSLEQIPQDDHGLDQTIIEAIQDRVALLTRFSDAKSQFRHSPSQSNTIEMSKAAQSLGRLWEAEAWASIATKLPPDKTISVKQVRDSIVATMNAGTPWQSEAGHPELGMDLTNLALPELELDPLKSSKQSNVAIRRASEPGRIRLVNEAGERSLNFFGRTADDLDRPGIKIFKTLGCGGGAIDFDLDGWSDLYLAAAGGTPPHRDSNSNSLWRNQNGSFVDVTRGSETNETGFGQGIAVGDVNEDGFLDLLALNYGANTLFINNGDGTFTNATELMEQADRKLDWSSSGAIADLDQDGLADVVVLSYGDGLEQVSKTCGDGGRSRACGPLNFSASPDRFLHNTGTGNLVDRTEAWGLPESPGRGLGVTIGAFDHDPGVDVFVANDQSPNHYWSWPENTELPFGESAVVRGLGSNHGSPYQGSMGIATGDFDRDGDFDFYVTNFDKECNTYHEQVNDGVWRDQTMAQKLYSPSLTMVGFGTEAVDLDNDGVLELVVSNGHVDAAYPEDDSAPHAQPMQVFQRNSLGEFESIEQAIGGDYLSANHVGRALWTLDINRDGLTDFAVTHQTEPVALLVNRTEKPGNWIGLQLVGRQSSRDAIGSVVEVHSSDQRWIAALTSGDGYMCSNERILRVGLGDLIGECEVTVTWPDGQRQTYSHLKPNTDWLLIEGDQNAFDTRN comes from the coding sequence TTGAAAAAAGCAGCCGAAGCGAGTGTTTCGGATGACCCACTCGGGCAACTGCATCGCGCGGTTAGCCAACGCAAGTGGCAAGAAGCCTGGCAGTTGTCCAGCGCTGTGTTAACACAACATCCGGATGATGCTGAGGTCATCCAGTTGGTAGCGAGTGCCGCACAGAATGTCGGCAAGCTTGACGTTGCTGCCGATCTGATGATTGATGCTTGCCGCGCCGAGTCGTTGGGAAATCCAGCGCGGTTGAATCAGGCGACGGATGCGTTGTTGAAGGTCGGGCGACTCTACGACTGTATGGATCTATTGGAAGAGTCACTTGAGTCGGATCCGATGCAGCACTCGATCCGACAAACGTTTTACGATCTGTGTTGGGGATCGGAAAATCGACGTCGGGCAATCCCTCACGGTCGCTTTCTGGTGCAGCACCGTCGGTTTGATTTGCGGTTGCTTCTGTCACTGAGTTACACCGAATCGGGAACGGACCGACTGGATTCATTCATCGAATTTGCCAAACGTCATCCGAGTGATAAGCGTCCGCTCGTCGCCGAAGCCAAGCTGCATTTTGATCAAGGCAAATTTGGACAAGCCGCCACAGTGCTGCGCAGCGTACTGAAGTTGCATCCGGAACATCTGCCTGCGATCGAGCTGCAATGCCGAGTGCTGGTCGCGTCGGAAGGTGACGGCGAATTTTTGGCGCTCGTTGTCGATGCTCCCGATAGCATCCGCGAGTACACGGGATATTGGCTGGCAGTCGGAGATTGGTGCTGGTCTCGTCAGCAGGATCGGCAGGCCGTCCGCGCCTATTGGGAAGCGGCGAGGCGGGATGCCGGTGGCCGAGAAGCCTGGGCCAAGTTGGCGACTTCGCTGGAACAGATCCCTCAGGATGATCACGGACTGGATCAGACAATTATCGAAGCGATTCAAGACCGTGTGGCGTTGCTGACGCGCTTCAGCGATGCAAAGTCTCAGTTTCGGCATTCTCCGTCTCAGTCCAATACGATTGAAATGTCCAAAGCCGCACAGTCGCTCGGCCGATTGTGGGAAGCCGAAGCGTGGGCGTCGATTGCGACGAAGCTACCGCCCGACAAAACCATTTCCGTCAAGCAAGTCCGTGATTCGATCGTTGCAACGATGAATGCAGGAACTCCGTGGCAGTCGGAGGCGGGCCACCCGGAGCTTGGAATGGATCTGACTAACCTCGCCCTTCCTGAACTCGAGCTGGATCCGCTGAAATCTTCAAAGCAAAGTAACGTTGCGATTCGCAGGGCAAGCGAACCTGGTCGCATTCGTTTGGTGAACGAAGCGGGTGAAAGATCGCTGAATTTTTTCGGCCGTACGGCTGACGATTTGGATCGCCCCGGCATCAAGATTTTCAAGACACTGGGCTGCGGCGGCGGAGCAATCGATTTTGACCTTGATGGCTGGAGCGACCTGTATCTGGCGGCGGCCGGTGGTACTCCGCCACATCGTGATTCAAATTCAAATTCGCTTTGGCGCAATCAAAATGGGTCCTTCGTCGACGTCACGCGAGGTTCCGAAACAAATGAGACAGGATTTGGTCAGGGAATCGCGGTTGGTGATGTCAATGAAGATGGTTTTCTGGATCTGTTGGCATTGAACTATGGCGCCAACACGCTGTTCATCAACAACGGCGACGGAACATTCACGAACGCTACCGAGCTGATGGAACAAGCGGATCGAAAACTGGACTGGTCGTCCAGTGGCGCCATTGCCGACTTGGACCAAGACGGGCTCGCCGACGTGGTCGTGCTTAGTTACGGCGATGGTCTCGAGCAAGTGAGCAAAACGTGCGGGGATGGAGGTCGGTCGCGAGCATGTGGGCCGCTGAATTTTTCGGCTTCTCCCGATCGTTTTCTCCACAACACGGGAACCGGGAATCTGGTCGATCGAACAGAAGCGTGGGGATTGCCCGAGAGCCCAGGCCGAGGATTGGGCGTGACCATTGGGGCCTTCGATCACGATCCGGGTGTCGACGTCTTCGTCGCCAATGATCAATCCCCCAATCACTATTGGAGTTGGCCCGAGAACACTGAGCTCCCGTTCGGTGAGTCAGCCGTTGTAAGAGGGCTGGGATCGAACCATGGGTCGCCGTATCAAGGTTCGATGGGGATCGCAACGGGCGACTTTGATCGCGATGGTGATTTTGATTTCTACGTCACCAATTTCGACAAAGAATGCAACACTTACCACGAACAAGTAAACGATGGCGTGTGGCGGGATCAAACGATGGCACAGAAACTGTATTCGCCGTCTTTGACCATGGTCGGGTTCGGTACGGAGGCCGTCGATCTTGATAATGATGGGGTCTTAGAGTTGGTCGTATCCAACGGCCATGTCGATGCTGCCTATCCCGAGGACGACTCGGCCCCGCATGCACAGCCGATGCAGGTTTTTCAACGAAATTCGCTGGGCGAATTCGAGTCGATTGAACAGGCCATCGGAGGCGATTACCTGAGTGCGAATCATGTCGGCCGTGCGTTGTGGACGCTCGACATCAACCGCGACGGGCTGACCGATTTTGCGGTCACGCACCAGACCGAGCCGGTGGCGTTGCTGGTCAATCGGACCGAAAAGCCGGGAAACTGGATCGGATTGCAGTTGGTCGGTCGCCAGAGTTCTCGCGACGCGATCGGATCAGTCGTGGAAGTGCATTCCTCTGATCAGCGGTGGATCGCGGCCCTGACTTCGGGTGATGGTTACATGTGCAGCAATGAACGTATCCTTCGCGTCGGGTTGGGCGACTTGATTGGCGAATGCGAGGTCACGGTCACCTGGCCCGATGGACAACGCCAAACCTATTCTCATCTAAAGCCCAATACGGATTGGTTGCTCATCGAAGGTGATCAAAATGCCTTCGATACACGGAATTGA